One genomic segment of Odocoileus virginianus isolate 20LAN1187 ecotype Illinois chromosome 33, Ovbor_1.2, whole genome shotgun sequence includes these proteins:
- the TMEM225B gene encoding transmembrane protein 225B isoform X2, whose product MLTIEDRDVKGFTWAIAPALTSLGYLLILLVSIFPFWVRLVNEESQEVFFSGLFENCFHIKCWKPRPLSIYVILGRVSLLSAVVLSFLTTFIMVSFASQLFPRTRKHNFVSAFISFLTGACAFLALLLHALEIQSLRVKPSPPQLSIQWPYYVLGFSILLFMVAGAICLIQEIACPRCHLLPISQSTEDTQEISYLENLDSLGGELSCTQKETLLKEETII is encoded by the exons atgctgacgaTAGAGGACAGAGACGTGAAGGGCTTCACCTGGGCCATAGCCCCTGCCTTGACTTCCCTGGGCTACCTGCTTATCCTGCTGGTCTCCATCTTCCCCTTCTGGGTGCGGCTGGTGAACGAGGAGTCCCAGGAAGTGTTCTTCAGTGGCCTGTTTGAGAACTGCTTCCATATCAAGTGCTGGAAGCCTCGACCCTTATCCA TTTACGTCATCCTTGGCCGAGTATCCCTGCTGTCCGCCGTCGTCTTGTCTTTCCTCACCACTTTCATCATGGTGTCCTTTGCGTCTCAGCTCTTTCCGAGGACCCGGAAGCACAATTTTGTGTCAGCTTTCATCAGTTTCCTCACAG GGGCCTGTGCCTTCCTGGCCTTGTTGCTGCACGCCCTGGAGATCCAGAGTCTGCGGGTGAAGCCCAGCCCCCCGCAGCTCTCCATACAGTGGCCTTACTACGTCCTGGGCTTCAGCATCCTTCTGTTCATGGTGGCTG GTGCCATCTGCCTCATCCAAGAAATAGCCTGCCCTAGATGCCATTTGTTGCCCATTTCCCAGAGTACTGAGGACACCCAAGAGATCTCGTACCTGGAAAACCTGGATAGTCTGGGAGGAGAACTGAGCTGCACACAGAAGGAGACACTGCTGAAGGAAGAAACCATTATCTAG
- the LOC110145140 gene encoding LOW QUALITY PROTEIN: zinc finger protein 135-like (The sequence of the model RefSeq protein was modified relative to this genomic sequence to represent the inferred CDS: inserted 1 base in 1 codon) has protein sequence MEKTPEQMSLDSPCPSPEQEPRKTTDGETWTEDQLIIKQKTLEVGTRPHEGDECEQNKHEGPYEYGRNFSNMSDFIQQSYVLIEEKSQMCNVCGKLFRRNAYLTQHKKIHMQEKPYKCHECGKTFGHSSNLSQHQRIHTEEKPYECDECGRAFRRSSHLIQHQVTHTGEMSYVCNECGKAFGRSSSLLRHQRIHSREKPYECTECGKAFSQSSHLTEHQRVHTKERPYECSDCGKAYSRNSHLVEHQRVHTGETPYGCNECGKSFSRSSLFFKHHRIHTGERPYECSECGKAFSCNSYLIQHQKTHSGVKSSKHKECGKXFKHNSYLIHHLGTHTREKP, from the exons ATGGTGAGACCTGGACTGAGGATCAATTAATTATAAAGCAGAAAACTCTTGAAGTAGGGACACGACCACATGAAGGAGATGAATGTGAACAAAACAAACATGAGGGACCCTATGAATATGGACGAAACTTCAGTAATATGTCAGACTTCATCCAGCAGTCATATGTTCTTATTGAAGAGAAATCTCAAATGTGCAACGTTTGTGGGAAATTATTCAGGCGGAATGCATACCTTACTCAGCATAAGAAAATCCACATGCAAGAGAAGCCTTACAAGTGTCATGAATGTGGAAAAACCTTTGGCCATAGTTCAAATCTGTCTCAGCATCAAAGAATTCATACTGaggagaaaccctatgaatgtgaTGAGTGTGGGAGGGCCTTCCGGCGGAGCTCACACCTCATCCAGCATCAGGTCACCCACACAGGAGAGATGTCTTACGTGTGTAACGAGTGCGGAAAAGCCTTCGGCCGGAGCTCAAGTCTCCTCCGACATCAAAGAATCCACTCTagggagaaaccctatgaatgtactGAATGCGGAAAGGCCTTTAGCCAGAGCTCACATCTAACAGAACATCAGCGAGTTCACACCAAAGAGAGACCCTACGAGTGCAGCGACTGTGGGAAAGCTTACAGTCGGAACTCACACCTTGTTGAACATCAGAGGGTCCATACAGGAGAGACTCCTTATGGCTGTAATGAGTGTGGGAAATCTTTCAGTAGGAGTTCACTCTTTTTCAAACATCACAGgattcacactggagaaagaccctatgagtgcagtgaatgtgggaaggcctttagtTGCAACTCGTACCTCATTCAGCACCAGAAGACTCACAGTGGAGTAAAATCTTCTAAACATAAAGAATGTGGGA CCTTCAAGCACAATTCATACCTTATTCATCACCTGGGAACCCATACAAGAGAGAAACCGTAA
- the TMEM225B gene encoding transmembrane protein 225B isoform X1 produces MGRPVMLTIEDRDVKGFTWAIAPALTSLGYLLILLVSIFPFWVRLVNEESQEVFFSGLFENCFHIKCWKPRPLSIYVILGRVSLLSAVVLSFLTTFIMVSFASQLFPRTRKHNFVSAFISFLTGACAFLALLLHALEIQSLRVKPSPPQLSIQWPYYVLGFSILLFMVAGAICLIQEIACPRCHLLPISQSTEDTQEISYLENLDSLGGELSCTQKETLLKEETII; encoded by the exons ATGGGGCGCCCG gtgatgctgacgaTAGAGGACAGAGACGTGAAGGGCTTCACCTGGGCCATAGCCCCTGCCTTGACTTCCCTGGGCTACCTGCTTATCCTGCTGGTCTCCATCTTCCCCTTCTGGGTGCGGCTGGTGAACGAGGAGTCCCAGGAAGTGTTCTTCAGTGGCCTGTTTGAGAACTGCTTCCATATCAAGTGCTGGAAGCCTCGACCCTTATCCA TTTACGTCATCCTTGGCCGAGTATCCCTGCTGTCCGCCGTCGTCTTGTCTTTCCTCACCACTTTCATCATGGTGTCCTTTGCGTCTCAGCTCTTTCCGAGGACCCGGAAGCACAATTTTGTGTCAGCTTTCATCAGTTTCCTCACAG GGGCCTGTGCCTTCCTGGCCTTGTTGCTGCACGCCCTGGAGATCCAGAGTCTGCGGGTGAAGCCCAGCCCCCCGCAGCTCTCCATACAGTGGCCTTACTACGTCCTGGGCTTCAGCATCCTTCTGTTCATGGTGGCTG GTGCCATCTGCCTCATCCAAGAAATAGCCTGCCCTAGATGCCATTTGTTGCCCATTTCCCAGAGTACTGAGGACACCCAAGAGATCTCGTACCTGGAAAACCTGGATAGTCTGGGAGGAGAACTGAGCTGCACACAGAAGGAGACACTGCTGAAGGAAGAAACCATTATCTAG